The following coding sequences lie in one Mustelus asterias chromosome 8, sMusAst1.hap1.1, whole genome shotgun sequence genomic window:
- the LOC144496725 gene encoding zinc-binding protein A33-like, with product MAEGLSQLVLELTCPLCLAIFTDPVELQCEHYFCRDCITKHWVQQGQLICATCSDISPSSALKSNHKLSNVVATVCKEHARLEENVPGQHTCPDHQRKMERFCVTDCEVICLDCRDSRKHLHHDVLNVQEAAEEFKAQLQKSVTKLQTLIEKRNAAKSKYEGLLEEILNSTQNIVDSIKKSFEELHSFLYKEESALLQQLKEEVNQQSSQLQRQIDQIPRDLSLLDASIKAMEKEINQQDNITFLLNLKETQKRAKICVPPLENISVKVKAESYLGPLQYWTWKNMFKILDPGLSNLTFNPATACSHLSLCGPTRVRYNEKPKLVPDTPERFNVAAFILGSEGFTSGKHYWQVDMGEGKDWSLGVAKESINRKGDLRQSPKHGYWTIYRDKDNFGAFLFHPKTIEVRGNLTRIGVYLDYEGGRVSFYDADLFSHLFTFHANFTEKVYPFFYPGLRMTKSNNGMLRIQHVYL from the exons ATGGCGGAGGGTCTGTCACAGCTGGTGCTGGAGCTAACCTGTCCTCTCTGCCTGGCCATCTTCACCGACCCCGTGGAACTCCAGTGCGAACATTACTTCTGCAG GGACTGCATCACCAAACACTGGGTGCAGCAGGGTCAGTTGATTTGTGCGACTTGCTCCGATATCTCTCCGTCGAGTGCCTTGAAAAGTAACCACAAGCTGTCAAACGTGGTGGCGACGGTGTGCAAAGAGCACGCCCGGCTGGAGGAGAATGTACCGGGTCAGCACACCTGTCCAGACCACCAGCGTAAGATGGAACGTTTTTGTGTCACCGACTGCGAGGTTATCTGCCTGGACTGCAGGGACTCGAGGAAGCACTTGCACCACGATGTCCTCAATGTGCAGGAGGCCGCTGAAGAGTTTAAG GCACAACTTCAGAAGTCCGTGACCAAACTGCAGACTTTGATTGAAAAGCGCAATGCAGCAAAAAGCAAATATGAAGGCCTGTTGGAGGAGATCTTG AATTCAACCCAGAATATAGTGGACAGCATCAAGAAAAGCTTTGAGGAGCTGCACAGTTTCCTTTACAAGGAAGAGTCTGCTCTGCTTCAGCAGCTGAAGGAGGAGGTGAATCAGCAAAGCTCGCAGTTACAGCGGCAGATCGATCAAATCCCCAGGGATCTGTCTTTGCTGGATGCCAGCATCAAGGCCATGGAGAAGGAAATAAACCAGCAGGACAACATTACCTTTCTGCTG AATCTGAAAGAAACACAGAAAAG AGCAAAGATTTGCGTGCCTCCCTTGGAGAACATATCGGTGAAGGTAAAGGCAGAGAGCTACCTGGGTCCGCTGCAGTATTGGACTTGGAAAAATATGTTCAAGATCTTAGACCCAG GTCTTTCAAATCTGACCTTCAACCCGGCCACTGCCTGTTCTCATCTCTCCCTCTGTGGTCCGACCAGAGTGAGGTACAACGAGAAGCCCAAGCTGGTTCCCGACACGCCGGAGAGGTTCAACGTGGCCGCCTTCATCCTGGGCTCGGAGGGCTTCACATCAGGGAAGCACTACTGGCAAGTGGACATGGGGGAGGGCAAAGATTGGAGCCTGGGTGTCGCCAAGGAGTCCATCAACCGCAAGGGTGACCTGCGGCAGTCGCCCAAGCACGGCTACTGGACCATATACAGGGACAAGGACAACTTTGGAGCTTTTCTTTTCCATCCGAAAACCATCGAGGTGAGGGGCAATCTCACCCGGATCGGCGTTTACCTGGactatgagggagggagggtttccTTCTACGACGCGGATCTCTTTTCTCACCTCTTCACTTTCCATGCCAACTTCACCGAGAAGGTATATCCGTTCTTTTACCCGGGCCTGAGGATGACCAAGAGCAATAACGGGATGCTGAGGATACAGCACGTGTACCTGTGA